The DNA segment TTTAGTTCCGTCAGGCCTCACAAAGTCTACTTGATCGATATCCTCTTCGTGAGAGTCAATAACCCAGATGTTCGGCGCTCTTTCCTCATCTTTTGTTTTGGCCATGAGTACGCCAGAATCCGGGAGAAAAGAGTCAAACCCTACCTGATCAACTACCTCGATTGTGTAGTTATCGTACCACTTTTCGCCGCGTTGCATATCCGCGCGCCAATCGTCTTCTAAGGAGTTCTCAGGTGTTAAATCGACCATATTTATGTTGATGCCTTGGAACCCTGTACGTCCAAATGCTTCACCAGTTGGAACTTCGCGAGTTATAATGTCAGCAAATACTGGTCCAGTTTCAGCAAGCTCGTCTCGACTAATATCAAGATATTGATCCTCTTCTAAAAAACCTTGTTTAATCTTATTCCGCAGCATATGGTGAGCTGGCGCTGATCCACCTAACGTAGGCATTACCATCCAACGAGTATGCGGCCCCCCAGGACCATTAAAACTGCCTCGACTCATCAACTCCCAAGGCCCTGAATATGACCGGGATACTGGCTCACCGTAAGGATTGTTGTAGTTGTCACCAAGGTTCATAATATGACCGAATTCATGAGCGAAAGTGCCCATCCCAGCGTTCTCACCTTGAATAGAAATACCATCTCCTGCTCTGGACCAAAGACTGCTGGCCGCAAGCCACGATGTCCAATCCACATAGCGTGTATTAGCCGAATTCGGCATGTCTGTATACTCAGCTGGCGGGCCAAATTCATCAGTAACTGCTTCAGGACTTTCAAACATCATTTCACCAAATTCCTGCCAAACACCGGATTCGTCATAACCTGCATGGAGTACAAATGTGAAATCATACTCCTTCCCTGATGCTTCAATGTCAGCTTGTGCCTTCTCCAAGGCATCTTCTCTTAGATCGTATGTAGTCTCATATCCAGGTGGCAGGTTTTCTTCTTGTCCAAATTCGCCCATTCCGTACTCAAATTCATTATGATCCATGCGATACGTACCGAAAGCATCAATTTCTACCGCCCATTCACCGTAAGAATTCTCCCTCCAAAACTCATCAATCGACCGATGATTATTCAACGGCTGAGGTTCCGTCAAAAAACTCTCCCAAAATTCAGGTACCTCCTCTCTAGGAATACTTCCATCAGTTACTGGATTTCCCGCTACTCCAGACCCTTTTTCTTGGCTGATAATAAACTCTTGATCAGGGAAATCTACTACGACAAGTGCCCCCTTAAGTACTCTGTCTGGTTCAACATCAGCCTCCCGCCAGTCAATCCCAGGAACTGGTTGATAGTCTTCCCACGTCATATCCTCTGGTAGAATCCAATTTTGTGAATCTACTGGTTCAGGAAATGAATCCAATCCTGGTTTTGCTGCTAAAGCTGGTGTAGCCATAGTCATCACCAGCAAAAAGCTAACGAAAACGATGAACGGCTTTTTTACCCTTCTCAAATAATCTCCTCCTTTAAATTTTTTGAATGTTCTAGCAAATTATACCATCAATCTACTTTTATATAAATTAATAGACTGAATATTACAAATATAAGGACTATAGAACAGATACAAATGGATTAATTTGCACAAAAAACCCTTTTCCCTGTACAAAAAACTAGATGGAAAAAGGGCTATCTTTAGAATTAAGTTTTATTTGTTGAGTTTAAGATAGATGAGTCAATCCTCCGCAGGCAGTTACTCCCCAGCAGATGCTGCAAAATAACGATTTTTCAGTCGCGTCGAAAGCACTTCTAAAACAATTGCAATGACTAGAATCGCATACGTGATAAATCCAACTTCACTCAAATCAAAGTAGAATCCAGATGCCATAAACAGTTCAAATCCAATCCCGCCTGCCCCAGCTGCCGCTCCCATCGCTACAGCTACTGAGAAATTTATTTCAAATCTTAGAAACGTCCATGACAGTAAATATGTGAAGGTGGAAGGCAAAACGGCATGTGTCACGATATGCCACCAGCTCGATCCAGTTGCTCGTAACGCTTCAATGATCCCCGCATCTACCTCTTCAAAGGCCTCTGAGAAAGCTTTAACTAAATAAGCAACAGAATGGAACAACATCCCAAGGACGGCCGCTTCACTGCCCAATCCTGCTGCAATCGCAAAAATCAGCACCCATAATACCGTTGGAACAGCACGGATAAAGGCAACCATAATTCGAACGGTTTTCGACACCCAGTCCTTAGACAAATTGGTTGCTGCCATCAATGATAAAAAGAAGGCCATCACGGCTCCAAGTACAGTGGATAAGACAGCCAGGCCAAGCGTAATCCCTACCTGATAAAAGGCTTCTCCCCAGGTAAAATGACTCAAAGCCGGCTGCATAAACATAATCTTTAAGTTATAGGCCGTTTCTGTAATCGCACTCATGAGATTTAGCTGTCCATAATCAAAGAACATAAAAGCCATGATCGTTAATACAATGAACAAGACGATGGTCCAGCGCATTACCCTTTCTGCTTTACTGCCGGATTTGATATGAATTCGACCATCTTTTTTCCTTTTTATGTACGTGGTCGTTGATATGGCTTCCATTATAGAATCACCTTCCGTATCGAGTTTGACATCAGCTCAATGATAATCACAGCGAGGACGATACTAAATGTAATCAGGGCTACGGTATTATAATCCATTGTCTTATAATACAAATCAAAGGTGTAGCCAATCCCTGTCCCCGTTAAGATCCCGACCAGTGTCGCGCTTCTAATGTTCGTTTCAATCATAAACAAAATCCAGCTGATCATCTGAGGCATGCTTTGCGGGATAACAGCCTTATTGACAATTTGAAAATAGGTGCTCCCCGTTGCTGTTAAGGCCTCTACAGAACTTTGACTCGCTTCGTCAATCGATTCTATAAACGCTCTGGTTAAAAATCCTACTGTTCCTACGAATAAGGCTAAATATCCTGTCACAGAATTTTGACCAAAGGAAAGCAGCAGGATTAAGGCCCAGGCCACCACTGGAATATTTCTTGAAGCGGAGGCAACCAGACGGGCTGACATACTCAAGAATCCATTCACTTTCGTTGTTTTCGAGCCCATTAATCCTAAAAAGATTGAGACAACTGCCGCTGTAGTTGTAGCTGCGATCGACATAAAGATCGTTTCGTTTAATTGTTTTAAGATCGCCGGAAGTTGCTCAAGCGATTCCTGTGTAATAAACAAGTTCGAAACGATCCAGCCGATCGCAGCAGGAACGGTCGCCATCCCATGCAAAATGTTAAAGTTCGTGATCTGGGCTGATAAATAGGTGATGACAATAATAACTGTCAGAAAAATGGTCGTACTCAAGCTACGATTCCGCATGATTTGTTCATTCACGTTACCTACTCCTCATACTGTGATTAACTCTCTTGTCTCTGTTCCATAGATGCTGTCAATACGCTCACTCGTGAGCCTGTGAGTGGGTCCATCAAATACGACCTCTCCATTGTTCAACCCAATAATTCGGTCTGAATACATCTGAGCAACGTCGACCTGGTGTAAGTTAACCAAGCAGGTAATATTCAGTTCAGACGTCACCGATTTTAAATGGTTCATGATCACCTTCGAGGCATTCGGATCAAGAGATGCAATCGGCTCATCGCAAAGCACAAGTTTAGGATCCTGGATAAGCGCACGGGCAATTCCTACCCGCTGTTGCTGTCCCCCACTCAACTGATCGCAACGTTTATACGCATGTTCCTCGATACCTAATTTCTTCAGTAGAGAAAAAGCCCGCTCCTTCTCGTCTTCCGTAAATTTGCCCAGAATTCCTTGCATCGTTGTTTTATAGCCGAAACGCCCATGCAGTACATTTTCAATAACCGTTAAGCGTGGGACGAGGTTATAATGCTGAAAGATCATCCCGATTTCCGTACGCAACTTTCGGAGTTCCTTTTTCTTTAAAAGACCGACATCAGAATCATCAAAAATAACACGACCTTCATTGGTCTCAACCATTCGATTCATGCACCGTAAAAGCGTGGATTTCCCTGCGCCTGAAGGGCCAATGATGGAAACAAATTCTCCCGCTTCCACTTCAAAATTGATGTCTTTCAGCACTTTCGTTTCTGAACCATACGATTTACCCATTCCTTCAACCTGTAACAATGACATGTTCATCGTCTCCTTTGTTAGGATATTTAAAGGGGCAGAGTATGCACGAACACATGGTACATAATCCAACCTCTTAGGATATTTCAGCTAGTTGGAAAGCTTACGGATTGGATCAAACCATGAATCTTTAACCGCCGCAAACCTTTCTTTATCTGTTTTAAAGAATAAGCCCGACTTGCCAGAATTCTCAGGAACGAAAATCTCTTCATTATTTGCGACCTCATCTGAAGTAAATAATTTTTGCAACTTGTCAAAATCTTCTTGCCCCAGCACATCTATATTCGCTACAAATGGGGCATTTAATACAGGTGTAACACTCATAAGGGTAAACTTCTTCCCTGTTACTTGATTAAACGGCTCCGCAGCATCATCTTGAACCTTGTAAACAGCACCCTCCGTATTTCCCTCTCCTTCAACGACTTCCACATAATTTTCGACGCACGTATCACAGAAGGCAGCCACATCAGCCGTTCCCTTTAATAGATTGACCGCTGAACCCTGATGGGAGTTTCCGAATAATACTTTGGAAAATAAGGATCCGCCCTTCATCAAATCCATTTCCGTTAAATTGGAATATTTTTCTTGTTTTGTAAAATGGGTAAGAATACTAGCTGCAGGCACTTTGAACCCAGATGTTGAGCTATTGGATACGAAGGACATATTTTTCCCTTCGATCGTATCCAGCGAGAATTCTCCGTCCACCTTATACTTCTCTTGATCAGATTGATTGACAGCTAACCAGCTATGATAGACAGCATCGTCTAATGTACCTGATGGGCCAGTAGCTACTACTAGCGGTTTAATGGCCTCATTACCTTTATGTGCCTCGATGTACCCTTGGGCGCCCATAAAGGCAAGGTCTGCGTTATTGTTCACCATCGTTTCAATCGCAATCGCGTAATCCGTCGTTAAATGATGTTCGACTTTCTTGCCTGTCGCTTCTTCGATAACCTTGGCCATTTCATCACGCGAGGATTTCATATCTGAACCAGATTCATTAGGGTACCAAACGATATCGATCACATCATCAGCTTTTGTACTGCCACCAGCACTTCCCATAGAGCATGCAGTCAAAGATACCGCGAATACGACAAACATGACCA comes from the Halobacillus shinanisalinarum genome and includes:
- the phnC gene encoding phosphonate ABC transporter ATP-binding protein, yielding MSLLQVEGMGKSYGSETKVLKDINFEVEAGEFVSIIGPSGAGKSTLLRCMNRMVETNEGRVIFDDSDVGLLKKKELRKLRTEIGMIFQHYNLVPRLTVIENVLHGRFGYKTTMQGILGKFTEDEKERAFSLLKKLGIEEHAYKRCDQLSGGQQQRVGIARALIQDPKLVLCDEPIASLDPNASKVIMNHLKSVTSELNITCLVNLHQVDVAQMYSDRIIGLNNGEVVFDGPTHRLTSERIDSIYGTETRELITV
- a CDS encoding PhnD/SsuA/transferrin family substrate-binding protein, translated to MKKKVSLLVMFVVFAVSLTACSMGSAGGSTKADDVIDIVWYPNESGSDMKSSRDEMAKVIEEATGKKVEHHLTTDYAIAIETMVNNNADLAFMGAQGYIEAHKGNEAIKPLVVATGPSGTLDDAVYHSWLAVNQSDQEKYKVDGEFSLDTIEGKNMSFVSNSSTSGFKVPAASILTHFTKQEKYSNLTEMDLMKGGSLFSKVLFGNSHQGSAVNLLKGTADVAAFCDTCVENYVEVVEGEGNTEGAVYKVQDDAAEPFNQVTGKKFTLMSVTPVLNAPFVANIDVLGQEDFDKLQKLFTSDEVANNEEIFVPENSGKSGLFFKTDKERFAAVKDSWFDPIRKLSN
- a CDS encoding ABC transporter permease subunit; translation: MEAISTTTYIKRKKDGRIHIKSGSKAERVMRWTIVLFIVLTIMAFMFFDYGQLNLMSAITETAYNLKIMFMQPALSHFTWGEAFYQVGITLGLAVLSTVLGAVMAFFLSLMAATNLSKDWVSKTVRIMVAFIRAVPTVLWVLIFAIAAGLGSEAAVLGMLFHSVAYLVKAFSEAFEEVDAGIIEALRATGSSWWHIVTHAVLPSTFTYLLSWTFLRFEINFSVAVAMGAAAGAGGIGFELFMASGFYFDLSEVGFITYAILVIAIVLEVLSTRLKNRYFAASAGE
- a CDS encoding PhnE/PtxC family ABC transporter permease, translated to MNEQIMRNRSLSTTIFLTVIIVITYLSAQITNFNILHGMATVPAAIGWIVSNLFITQESLEQLPAILKQLNETIFMSIAATTTAAVVSIFLGLMGSKTTKVNGFLSMSARLVASASRNIPVVAWALILLLSFGQNSVTGYLALFVGTVGFLTRAFIESIDEASQSSVEALTATGSTYFQIVNKAVIPQSMPQMISWILFMIETNIRSATLVGILTGTGIGYTFDLYYKTMDYNTVALITFSIVLAVIIIELMSNSIRKVIL
- a CDS encoding M6 family metalloprotease domain-containing protein — protein: MRRVKKPFIVFVSFLLVMTMATPALAAKPGLDSFPEPVDSQNWILPEDMTWEDYQPVPGIDWREADVEPDRVLKGALVVVDFPDQEFIISQEKGSGVAGNPVTDGSIPREEVPEFWESFLTEPQPLNNHRSIDEFWRENSYGEWAVEIDAFGTYRMDHNEFEYGMGEFGQEENLPPGYETTYDLREDALEKAQADIEASGKEYDFTFVLHAGYDESGVWQEFGEMMFESPEAVTDEFGPPAEYTDMPNSANTRYVDWTSWLAASSLWSRAGDGISIQGENAGMGTFAHEFGHIMNLGDNYNNPYGEPVSRSYSGPWELMSRGSFNGPGGPHTRWMVMPTLGGSAPAHHMLRNKIKQGFLEEDQYLDISRDELAETGPVFADIITREVPTGEAFGRTGFQGININMVDLTPENSLEDDWRADMQRGEKWYDNYTIEVVDQVGFDSFLPDSGVLMAKTKDEERAPNIWVIDSHEEDIDQVDFVRPDGTKAMYSKGDYRQLADALFKAGTGDGVISEYKDEHNRLHFYVLGKNRDDEDVLSYRVAVRHMDGAGPYERGIDAASGSVDFAVPGQVAAYHFSVTNTGEATDLIRINAETEAGWDVQLQHEVIEVEAGETVDVPVYTKIPKGGQGPKPAPTELTFTSTSETDSSKMATVTRRVGPGKGR